The Vespula vulgaris chromosome 2, iyVesVulg1.1, whole genome shotgun sequence genome has a segment encoding these proteins:
- the LOC127061851 gene encoding uncharacterized protein LOC127061851 isoform X1, which yields MAKNGRPIVEECNIQEFDKRMRKHNRINKNKERFEETNLPSPPPDPWTSPRCSQAVHNLSVEPPQEEDDIIAYLAGIRTPPPCDSRNSDCLSRNSATSTMAVASIYTEESFEQLDRIYEMAEQILELRDRSSKLFKRVRELERLKVLRTADLRAERAIFANKDISSDLPDEDAGFAESLLDAIISSSRDSQFQRRNPRSPSSSRQRSRSLAMSEQSLPRSPNLGNRSALGIEKAIFRNENSGVPKVSKWTRVKAAFKWERACPNDMTDSNIEQTSTTPSTPTTKYLRIPDIASGNWSCTGELSGPSTPLGRPSSAFSSSEDVFDRQRKYISDSTDRRISRAKEIPKRNESTVCNKSPEDDVTVTIDDDTVQNASEIRETNQEKPLIRITTESSSEPQVNISNSKSSSSFDKDAEATLKKPTPTLTITIPSSEEEFRNVSSPESTSPLPSSTLDSGQSSPHQVKARQSAQNLTEFKRQRSIVEESSASKIQRMDSKWNKVRRAFLSNTAFSVPPSPVRVIARQSFLQDESETPRARSCSGSVEDLSKNSLISNTQLETRRDYQALREKLGAEFHQKLIEWERLKRSTGGNTRSTRDAFTPSNGTTPSSPHESLLLAEDRLAPEFKKKLQEWKRSKKGRRASASTESQRVNRRRLTDWQLWRYPSKPETKAQEVMGPRRSCGSVGSTGSIGSDSRLHLCEDFVKRMEAWRRLSEASRRPPSARLGFTSGIVDETEFLTLDRILSVFGNIEQETQQDSDWFERRSNLTEKSQNFKSANEILIRTSVGSYRFEGISQEFTRKLYDWEKFRGISPRSSTFRLLGPAYASLIETVNDSTTTDVATTADEEEAFLGGIKRSKSLGSVVEASERTQPFIRRSASLCSLNYLTEKLKGTNFMADSPALVGSERRPNTSVDRIIDDFEPEAVIVDIEDVIEETASPLRRVQPHQTPVYSVAASETTSIAVPLGTVTSSHEPSPAILMEVEDDPNREHWESRNWNLRTDLSIRNSSVPGNWLPFWGEKTHFSAYDKTNPEFEEDRHRRSDHCYQHISDQKTWTTVGWNKTTKYPSDRSFELTQNEQLFDSNEEEYNCMNLKSEVRGIRFGRNNDDNADKTWMMTDECIEDTPVYNVSKSEDIPTRTTGTRTMGEMEEPMLSFIITRSKLATCRYNQELPYEDNEEQRSERKELKRDEDDIDDKNDGKKEIPNGNRNERNLSFSYHHQSGAVDNHTVDNLGNFSGSSTVPLKSESDFFRNNNVGASEISKEEKDIEEKFCKDNKIFPLRQYADFNAMRCSHDFSSSSIIENKYGNSKEIRNTEISKEEEIAMKNLSLVKGIETIRKTEQKQYRSFERISTPFKNGNLEYREPTIRTTPLTVSTHRGARCVERIIINEETLKKIVVPTASSDSASSSSRSKKDEPSNTSNNHSDLDEACNDNNKLPLELGSHVVNQNVNNGIRAKQKAESTSRNVFIKTKRMIFSPFRRASHERDIDESTLNRVERPKSKSKSKSRSASPRTSRHETVPRTPLSLPWALRSSSKEPETKDDVPFERRGEERFWFQKYHKRTRSGEERVVQNSKIITEKEEKKISTEKVEISTSTRDKDINKEVAYVEEKKVVEKKDEGQKKDYRNPIDDGYEEIIVRETEQEHHLSEVPIFGIQEEDETERSTITEDKLPSDLVHKLRILSNAAARRDGRIGSCIATTESRSSRIQRAKEGFLSRRGGPLCQSMLEPLTPVTSNQKDDPPSMDDHKDLTLNIENVNRENTNRDPLVDCPTQPSSVSRSPTLSQNSNSKSDLVKSASAGMINVDPDTFGRLASSNRGCESLPRTISKRRDSDGPLARIVNKLRFSKLMRGKDNDDGNMSTISTLCRQSLLIDVRSDLEENYENEDQSDEEEDENSKERR from the exons ATGGCGAAGAACGGTAGACCCATAGTTGAAGAATGTAATATTCaagaatttgataaaagaatGCGAAAGCATAACAGAATCAATAAGAACAAGGAAAGATTCGAGGAAACAAATTTACCGAGTCCACCACCCGATCCTTGGACGTCTCCGAGATGCTCACAAGCCGTTCATAATTTATCCGTAGAACCACCGCAAGAAGAAGACGACATCATTGCTTATTTAGCGGGTATTCGTACACCACCACCGTGCGATAGTCGAAACTCTGATTGTTTATCAAGGAATTCAGCGACATCGACAATGGCTGTGGCGAGTATCTATACGGAGGAATCCTTCGAGCAACTGGACAGGATCTACGAAATGGCGGAGCAGATACTGGAACTCCGCGATCGTAGTTCGAAACTATTCAAACGTGTCAGAGAATTAGAAAGACTAAAGGTATTGAGAACGGCGGATTTGCGTGCGGAGAGAGCAATTTTTGCTAATAAAGACATAAGTAGTGATTTACCAGATGAGGATGCTGGCTTTGCCGAGTCTTTATTGGACGCAATAATATCGAGCAGTCGAGATTCCCAATTTCAAAGACGAAATCCGAGGTCACCGTCTTCTTCGAGACAAAGAAGTCGATCGCTTGCCATGTCTGAACAATCTTTACCACGATCGCCAAATCTGGGTAACCGTTCGGCGCTTGGTATAGAGAAGGCGATCTTCAGGAATGAAAATTCTGGTGTACCGAAAGTCTCTAAATGGACCAGAGTAAAGGCTGCTTTTAAGTGGGAGAGAGCCTGTCCCAATGATATGACAGATTCAAACATCGAACAAACATCAACGACACCGAGCACACCAACTACGAAGTATCTTCGAATTCCAGATATTGCATCTGGGAATTGGTCCTGTACCGGGGAACTCTCAGGACCCTCCACGCCACTCGGCCGACCCTCTTCAGCTTTTTCTTCCAGCGAAGATGTATTTGATC GTCAGCGAAAATACATATCCGACTCTACTGATCGACGAATATCCCGAGCGAAAGAAATtccgaaaagaaacgaatctaCCGTATGCAATAAATCGCCCGAAGATGACGTTACCGTGACTATCGATGACGACACTGTACAGAATGCGAGCGAAATACGTGAG ACTAATCAAGAAAAACCACTAATTCGAATCACGACGGAAAGCAGTTCTGAACCCCAAGTCAATATATCTAATTCGAAATCTTCATCGAGTTTTGATAAGGATGCAGAAGCTACACTTAAAAAGCCGACACCGACTTTAACTATCACAATACCATCTAGTGAAGAGGAATTCCGAAACGTTTCTTCGCCGGAATCTACTTCGCCACTTCCTTCCAGCACGCTTGACTCCGGTCAAAGTTCACCGCATCAAGTAAAGGCTCGTCAAAGTGCTCAGAATTTGACGGAATTTAAACGACAG cgATCTATTGTGGAGGAATCGTCGGCTTCAAAAATTCAGAGAATGGATTCTAAGTGGAACAAAGTTAGACGGGCTTTTCTATCCAACACTGCTTTCAGTGTCCCACCAAGTCCAGTGAGAGTAATAGCTAGACAATCCTTTCTTCAGGATG aatcAGAAACACCTAGAGCTCGTAGTTGCAGTGGCAGTGTAGAGGATTTATCTAAGAACTCCTTAATTTCAAACACTCAGCTGGAAACTCGACGAGATTATCAAGCATTGCGCGAAAAGCTTGGAGCTGAATTTCATCAAAAACTAATAGAATGGGAACGATTAAAGAGATCTACGGGAGGCAATACGAGAAGCACTCGAGATGCATTTACTCCCAGCAATG gAACAACACCAAGTAGTCCTCACGAAAGTTTGCTTTTGGCGGAAGATAGACTAGCTCCAGAATTCAAGAAGAAACTTCAAGAGTGGAAACGGTcgaaaaaaggacgaagagcGAGTGCTTCCACAGAATCCCAACGAGTTAATCGACGACGCTTAACGGATTGGCAGCTCTGGCGGTATCCTTCAAAACCGGAAACGAAAGCTCAGGAAGTGATGGGTCCTCGTCGTAGCTGTGGAAGCGTTGGTAGTACCGGTAGCATTGGAAGCGATAGCAGACTTCACTTGTGTGAggattttgtaaaaagaatgGAAGCCTGGAGAAGACTTAGTGAGGCATCGAGAAGACCACCATCTGCTCGATTAGGTTTCACCTCCGGTATTGTGGACGAGACAGAATTTCTTACTTTGGACAGAATTCTCTCAGTTTTTGGAAACATCGAACAGGAAACTCAGCAGGATAGTGATTGGTTTGAACGAAGATCAAA tTTGACCGAAAAATCGCAAAATTTTAAATCTGCTAATGAAATCTTAATCCGGACATCAGTTGGTTCCTATCGCTTCGAAGGTATATCTCAAGAATTTACCAGGAAATTATATGATTGGGAAAAGTTCCGTGGCATATCCCCGAGATCTTCAACATTTCGTTTATTAGGTCCGGCTTATGCATCTCTTATAGAAACGGTGAACGATTCAACGACAACTGACGTCGCAACTACAGCAG ATGAAGAGGAGGCTTTCCTTGGTGGTATCAAGAGATCTAAATCGCTCGGAAGTGTCGTCGAAGCTAGCGAACGTACGCAACCATTTATTCGTCGTTCTGCTAGTCTATGTTCATTGAACTATTTGACCGAAAAGTTGAAAGGAACAAATTTTATGGCTGATTCCCCAGCACTTG TAGGCTCAGAGAGAAGGCCAAATACCTCAGTAGATAGGATCATTGACGACTTTGAACCAGAGGCTGTGATAGTCGATATCGAGGACGTCATCGAAGAAACGGCTAGTCCCTTGAGAAGAGTTCAGCCTCATCAGACTCCAGTTTACTCCGTAGCAGCCAGCGAAACGACTAGTATAGCTGTACCTCTTGGTACGGTGACGTCTAGTCACGAACCATCTCCAGCGATTCTGATGGAAGTCGAAGATGATCCGAACAGAGAACATTGGGAGTCAAGAAACTGGAACTTGAGGACTGATCTTTCCATTCGGAATTCTTCTGTTCCAGGCAACTGGCTTCCATTCTGGGGTGAAAAGACACATTTTTCAGCATACGATAAGACTAACCCAGAGTTTGAAGAAGATCGGCATCGAAGATCAGATCATTGCTACCAACATATTTCCGATCAAAAAACGTGGACGACTGTTGGTTGGAATAAAACAACCAAGTATCCATCTGATCGCTCCTTCGAATTAACTCAGAACGAGCAATTATTCGATAGTAACGAGGAAGAATATAATTGCATGAATTTGAAGAG TGAAGTACGAGGTATTCGTTTTGGGagaaataacgatgataatgcAGACAAAACTTGGATGATGACTGATGAATGTAttg aaGATACACCTGTATATAATGTGTCCAAATCCGAAGATATTCCGACAAGAACTACGGGAACTAGAACTATGGGAGAAATGGAAGAACCAATg CTAAGTTTTATCATAACGCGATCGAAATTAGCGACCTGTCGGTACAACCAGGAGTTGCCGTACGAGGATAACGAGGAGCAAAGGAGCGAAAGGAAGGAGCTGAAAAGAGACGAGGATGACATTGACGACAAAAACGATGGCAAGAAAGAAATCCCCAATGGAAACagaaacgaaaggaatttAAGCTTCTCTTATCATCATCAATCTGGAGCTGTCGATAATCACACTGTCGATAATCTAGGAAACTTTTCAGGAAGTTCTACTGTACCTTTGAAATCTGAGTCGG atTTCTTTCGGAATAATAATGTTGGTGCAAGTGAAATCtcaaaggaggaaaaggataTTGAAGAAAAGTTCTGCaaagataacaaaatatttccattACGTCAATACGCTGACTTTAACGCAATGAGATGCTCTcacgatttttcttcctccaGTATTATTGAGAATAAATATGGAAACAGTAAAGAAATTCGAAATACAGAAAtttcgaaggaagaagagattgCGATGAAAAATCTGTCACTCGTAAAAGGAATTGAAACAATCCGAAAGACAGAGCAGAAACAATATCGTTCCTTTGAGAGGATTTCAACACCGTTTAAGAATGGTAATCTGGAGTATCGTGAACCAACCATTAGAACGACGCCATTAACTGTATCGACGCATCGCGGAGCACGTTGCGTCGAAAGAATCATCATCAACGAAGAAACTCTAAAGAAGATAGTCGTGCCTACAGCGAGCAGCGACAGTGCGAGCAGCTCGTCGAGATCGAAAAAGGATGAGCCTTCGAATACTTCCAATAATCATTCAGACTTGGATGAAGCTTGTAACGACAACAACAAGCTTCCTCTTGAACTTGGCTCTCACGTTGTAAATCAAAATGTGAATAATGGCATACGAGCGAAACAGAAAGCAGAATCTACTTCTCGAAACGTTTTCATAAAGACCAAACGTATGATATTTTCACCTTTTCGTCGTGCTTCTCATGAAAGAGATATCGATGAATCCACCTTGAATCGAGTGGAAAGACCAAAGAGCAAGAGTAAGAGTAAATCAAGATCGGCATCGCCCAGAACTTCGCGGCATGAAACTGTGCCTCGAACGCCTCTGTCTCTTCCATGGGCCCTTCGATCTTCCTCGAAAGAGCCGGAAACAAAGGACGACGTTCCTTTTGAACGACGTGGAGAGGAAAGGTTCTGGTTTCAAAAATATCACAAGCGTACACGTTCAGGGGAAGAACGTGTTGTTCAGAACAGTAAAATAATaactgaaaaagaagaaaagaaaattagtacCGAAAAGGTGGAAATTAGTACAAGTACGCGtgataaagatattaataaagaagtCGCGTatgtcgaagaaaagaaagtagtagagaagaaagatgagggacaaaaaaaagattatagaaATCCTATTGACGACGGTTACGAAGAAATTATAGTTCGAGAGACTGAACAGGAGCATCATTTATCTG aaGTACCAATTTTCGGGATAcaggaagaagatgaaacaGAACGTTCCACGATAACGGAGGATAAATTGCCTTCAGATCTTGTACACAAATTACGGATCCTTTCAAATGCGGCGGCGAGAAGGGACGGCAGGATTGGTAGTTGTATTGCTACAACAGAGTCACGGAGCTCGAGAATACAACGGGCAAAAGAGGGCTTCCTATCGCGTCGTGGTGGTCCCTTATGTCAATCCATGCTGGAGCCTTTGACACCCGTAACTTCAAATCAAAAGGACGATCCACCTTCCATGGACGATCACAAAGATTTGACTTTGAATATCGAAAATGTAAATCGTGAAAATACAAATCGGGATCCTTTAGTCGA TTGTCCGACTCAACCGTCATCCGTTTCACGATCACCAACCCTTTCTCAGAACTCGAATTCCAAGTCTGATTTGGTAAAATCTGCTAGCGCAGGAATGATAAACGTCGATCCAGATACCTTTGGTCGACTTGCTAGTAGTAATCGTGGGTGCGAATCCTTACCACGAACGATATCGAAGCGACGAGATTCTGATGGACCCTTAGCAAGAATAGTCAATAAATTAAGATTTTCAAAATTGATGCGAGGTAAGGACAATGATGATGGAAATATGAGTACGATCTCCACGTTATGTCGGCAAAGTTTACTTATTGACGTTCGTTCCGATCTCGAGGAAAACTATGAAAACGAAGATCAGtcggacgaagaagaggatgaaaatAGCAAGGAACGTCGGTGA